In a genomic window of Brassica rapa cultivar Chiifu-401-42 chromosome A10, CAAS_Brap_v3.01, whole genome shotgun sequence:
- the LOC103847733 gene encoding gamma-glutamylcyclotransferase 2-3: MAMWVFGYGSLIWKTGFPFDDRLPGFIKNYRRVFHQGSTDHRGTPEFPGRTVTLEPAPGEICWGVAYKITKEEDKKDALLHLEVREKQYDQKEYLDFFIDINDSEPAVSGVMVYIASSDKKSNNNYLGPAPFEDIAKQIVKAEGPSGPNRDYLFNLEEALVQLGFKDKHVTDLATHVRLILSATQDAATKDV, translated from the exons ATGGCGATGTGGGTATTTGGGTACGGATCTCTAATTTGGAAAACGGGTTTTCCTTTCGACGATCGTCTTCCTGGTTTCATCAAAAACTATCGCCGTGTTTTCCACcaag GTAGTACTGATCATAGAGGAACCCCTGAATTCCCGGGAAGAACAGTGACATTAGAGCCTGCACCTGGAGAAATCTGT TGGGGAGTTGCTTACAAGATAACCAAAGAGGAAGACAAAAAAGACGCTTTACTA CATCTGGAAGTGAGGGAGAAGCAATATGACCAGAAAGAGTATCTTGATTTCTTCATA GACATTAATGACTCAGAACCAGCTGTATCAGGAGTGATGGT ATATATAGCTTCTTCTGACAAGAAGAGCAACAACAACTACTTAGGACCAGCTCCTTTTGAAGACATTGCCAA ACAGATAGTAAAAGCGGAAGGACCTTCAGGGCCAAACAGAGACTATCTGTTCAACCTTGAAGAGGCTCTCGTTCAACTCg GGTTTAAGGATAAACATGTCACAGATCTTGCTACGCATGTTAGGCTTATTCTTTCGGCGACTCAGGATGCCGCCACCAAGGATGTCTAG
- the LOC103847732 gene encoding glutamic acid-rich protein isoform X4, producing the protein MRWMRIRALSKTIWLRYPFPLSILFCHLSAHMFLSLWQCLEDPGDADGASENPQETEKKDDLTPVKEEAVALEEQEQEQEVKNDVREETVGDEGNREALMSDIKRALHKRASYIKANSEEITMASLRRLLEEDLKLKKDSLVPFKKFINKELDAVLQIPDPPKKKVKSTASKKVGSEDDSDSDSGEVAVKKTLTQKRKRKIDSGKPVAGKKKAKHTEADSENDSDAGDSEMKAEKPLKQQGKETAITVYGKRVDHLKSVIKSCGMSIPPVIYRKVKQAPEEKREATLIEELEQILAKEGLSSDPSEKEIKEVKKKKERSKELEGIDTSNIVSSSRRRSATSFAPPPKPKITSESESDEEESENGEDNEEEEEEGNEETGEGSQSEEESNNDDDGGEESE; encoded by the exons ATGCGTTGGATGCGCATAAGAGCTTTGTCAAAGACAATTTGGTTAAGGTATCCTTTCCCTTTGTCTATACTG TTTTGCCATCTGAGCGCACATATGTTTCTTTCTTTATGGCAGTGCTTAGAGGATCCTGGTGATGCTGATGGCGCTTCAGAAAACCCTCAGGAAACTGAGAAGAAAGATGATTTGACTCCAGTCAAAGAAGAAGCAGTTGCTTTGGAAGAGCAAGAGCAAGAGCAAGAGGTGAAGAACGATGTAAGGGAAGAAACTGTTGGTGATGAGGGGAATAGAGAAGCCCTGATGAGTGATATAAAGAGAGCCCTTCACAAAAGAGCGTCTTATATTAAGGCTAATTCAGA gGAAATTACAATGGCTTCACTTCGTCGACTTTTGGAGGAAGATCTTAAACTAAAGAAAGATTCTCTTGTTCCCTTCAAGAAGTTCATCAACAAAGAACTAGATGCT GTGCTACAAATTCCTGACCCTCCTAAGAAAAAGGTCAAGAGCACAGCATCTAAGAAGGTTGGCAGTGAAGATGATTCTGATTCAGATTCTGGGGAAGTGGCTGTGAAGAAGACTCTGACCCAGAAAAGAAAACGAAAAATTGATAGTGGCAAACCGGTGGCtgggaaaaagaaagcaaaacaTACGGAAGCAGATTCAGAGAACGATAGTGATGCAGGAGATAGTGAAATGAAGGCAGAAAAACCGTTGAAG CAGCAGGGAAAGGAGACTGCAATAACTGTGTATGGAAAGCGTGTCGACCATCTCAAATCGGTCATCAAATCTTGTGGGATGAG TATTCCTCCTGTCATATACAGGAAAGTCAAGCAGGCTCCTGAAGAGAAACGTGAGGCTactttaatagaagaacttgagCAGATACTCGCCAAAGAAGGGCTGTCTTCAGATCCTTCAGAGAAAG AGATCAAAGaagtgaagaaaaagaaagaaagatcaaaAGAGCTTGAGGGTATTGATACAAGCAACATTGTATCGAGTTCAAGAAGAAGATCTGCCACAAGTTTTGCACCTCCTCCAAAGCCGAAAATAACAAGTGAAAGCGAGAGTGACGAAGAAGAGTCCGAGAATGGAGAGGATaacgaagaagaggaagaggaaggtaATGAAGAAACGGGGGAAGGAAGCCAAAGCGAAGAAGAATCAAACAACG atgatgatggtggagagGAAAGCGAATGA
- the LOC103847732 gene encoding glutamic acid-rich protein isoform X1, with the protein MSGESAVTAMETTERATANQSSFKNNSNNGDTTDMELQILAAMRSRVTYLRNKADSVTFASVRRLLEEDMGLEKYALDAHKSFVKDNLVKCLEDPGDADGASENPQETEKKDDLTPVKEEAVALEEQEQEQEVKNDVREETVGDEGNREALMSDIKRALHKRASYIKANSEEITMASLRRLLEEDLKLKKDSLVPFKKFINKELDAVLQIPDPPKKKVKSTASKKVGSEDDSDSDSGEVAVKKTLTQKRKRKIDSGKPVAGKKKAKHTEADSENDSDAGDSEMKAEKPLKQQGKETAITVYGKRVDHLKSVIKSCGMSIPPVIYRKVKQAPEEKREATLIEELEQILAKEGLSSDPSEKEIKEVKKKKERSKELEGIDTSNIVSSSRRRSATSFAPPPKPKITSESESDEEESENGEDNEEEEEEGNEETGEGSQSEEESNNDDDGGEESE; encoded by the exons ATGTCCGGCGAATCGGCGGTTACGGCTATGGAGACAACGGAGAGGGCGACGGCGAACCAAAGTTCCTTTAAAAATAACTCGAATAACGGCGATACAACAGATATGGAGCTCCAGATTCTTGCAGCTATGCGATCCCGCGTAACCTACCTCAGAAACAAAGCAGA CTCGGTGACCTTCGCGAGTGTGCGGAGGCTTCTGGAGGAAGACATGGGATTGGAGAAATATGCGTTGGATGCGCATAAGAGCTTTGTCAAAGACAATTTGGTTAAG TGCTTAGAGGATCCTGGTGATGCTGATGGCGCTTCAGAAAACCCTCAGGAAACTGAGAAGAAAGATGATTTGACTCCAGTCAAAGAAGAAGCAGTTGCTTTGGAAGAGCAAGAGCAAGAGCAAGAGGTGAAGAACGATGTAAGGGAAGAAACTGTTGGTGATGAGGGGAATAGAGAAGCCCTGATGAGTGATATAAAGAGAGCCCTTCACAAAAGAGCGTCTTATATTAAGGCTAATTCAGA gGAAATTACAATGGCTTCACTTCGTCGACTTTTGGAGGAAGATCTTAAACTAAAGAAAGATTCTCTTGTTCCCTTCAAGAAGTTCATCAACAAAGAACTAGATGCT GTGCTACAAATTCCTGACCCTCCTAAGAAAAAGGTCAAGAGCACAGCATCTAAGAAGGTTGGCAGTGAAGATGATTCTGATTCAGATTCTGGGGAAGTGGCTGTGAAGAAGACTCTGACCCAGAAAAGAAAACGAAAAATTGATAGTGGCAAACCGGTGGCtgggaaaaagaaagcaaaacaTACGGAAGCAGATTCAGAGAACGATAGTGATGCAGGAGATAGTGAAATGAAGGCAGAAAAACCGTTGAAG CAGCAGGGAAAGGAGACTGCAATAACTGTGTATGGAAAGCGTGTCGACCATCTCAAATCGGTCATCAAATCTTGTGGGATGAG TATTCCTCCTGTCATATACAGGAAAGTCAAGCAGGCTCCTGAAGAGAAACGTGAGGCTactttaatagaagaacttgagCAGATACTCGCCAAAGAAGGGCTGTCTTCAGATCCTTCAGAGAAAG AGATCAAAGaagtgaagaaaaagaaagaaagatcaaaAGAGCTTGAGGGTATTGATACAAGCAACATTGTATCGAGTTCAAGAAGAAGATCTGCCACAAGTTTTGCACCTCCTCCAAAGCCGAAAATAACAAGTGAAAGCGAGAGTGACGAAGAAGAGTCCGAGAATGGAGAGGATaacgaagaagaggaagaggaaggtaATGAAGAAACGGGGGAAGGAAGCCAAAGCGAAGAAGAATCAAACAACG atgatgatggtggagagGAAAGCGAATGA
- the LOC103847731 gene encoding uncharacterized protein LOC103847731 gives MAGHHAMEVTKTVLEVADVAWTAVEVYHHHHNHHSDEGENHDESTNPITDPRDREIEALRQENLRLRTLLEANLKLFETLAESAALSHDCPKDIYARLVSMVTSRDFLARLESLRQALSHGTQNQFPFKEPTEDDVQTVEVLIEIDHQEPSWWVLVTDDMIPSNVEEKSAIDNDHYIVVNEEHVVDAVAHFLAKCIMSNPKAKILKPEELQKILAQEVSALSKVGRVVDIWHAGKMFYTFSTWGLAFGGLYQARGALKIAAKGVHATSKVVLRAL, from the exons ATGGCGGGTCACCACGCGATGGAGGTTACAAAGACGGTGCTGGAGGTGGCGGACGTAGCTTGGACCGCCGTGGAAgtctaccaccaccaccacaaccaTCACAGCGACGAAGGCGAGAATCACGACGAGTCAACGAATCCGATCACCGATCCACGAGATCGAGAAATAGAAGCTCTTCGGCAAGAGAATCTCCGTCTCAGGACCTTGCTTGAAGCGAATCTTAAGCTCTTTGAGACTCTCGCTGAATCCGCTGCGTTGTCGCACGATTGCCCTAAAGAC ATCTATGCGAGGCTTGTGTCGATGGTTACTTCGAGGGACTTCTTGGCTCGATTAGAAAGTCTAAGGCAAGCTTTGTCTCATGGAACTCAAAATCAGTTTCCCTTCAAAGAGCCTACAG AAGATGATGTACAGACTGTTGAAGTTCTTATAGAGATTGATCATCAAGAACCAAGCTGGTGGGTCTTGGTAACAGACGACATGATCCCTAGCAATGTCGAGGAAAAAAGCGCCATTGATAACGACCATTACATTGTTGTGAATGAGGAACATGTGGTTGATGCTGTTGCACACTTTTTAGCAAAATGCATCATGTCAAACCCCAAAGCCAAG ATTCTCAAACCTGAAGAGCTTCAAAAGA TTCTGGCGCAAGAAGTTAGTGCTCTGAGCAAGGTAGGGAGGGTAGTGGATATATGGCATGCTGGGAAAATGTTCTACACGTTTTCTACATGGGGACTTGCTTTTGGAGG GTTATATCAAGCTCGTGGTGCGTTGAAGATAGCTGCTAAGGGTGTTCATGCAACAAGCAAAGTTGTTCTTAGGGCTCTCTGA
- the LOC103847732 gene encoding glutamic acid-rich protein isoform X2 yields the protein MSGESAVTAMETTERATANQSSFKNNSNNGDTTDMELQILAAMRSRVTYLRNKADSVTFASVRRLLEEDMGLEKYALDAHKSFVKDNLVKCLEDPGDADGASENPQETEKKDDLTPVKEEAVALEEQEQEQEVKNDVREETVGDEGNREALMSDIKRALHKRASYIKANSEEITMASLRRLLEEDLKLKKDSLVPFKKFINKELDAVLQIPDPPKKKVKSTASKKVGSEDDSDSDSGEVAVKKTLTQKRKRKIDSGKPVAGKKKAKHTEADSENDSDAGDSEMKAEKPLKQGKETAITVYGKRVDHLKSVIKSCGMSIPPVIYRKVKQAPEEKREATLIEELEQILAKEGLSSDPSEKEIKEVKKKKERSKELEGIDTSNIVSSSRRRSATSFAPPPKPKITSESESDEEESENGEDNEEEEEEGNEETGEGSQSEEESNNDDDGGEESE from the exons ATGTCCGGCGAATCGGCGGTTACGGCTATGGAGACAACGGAGAGGGCGACGGCGAACCAAAGTTCCTTTAAAAATAACTCGAATAACGGCGATACAACAGATATGGAGCTCCAGATTCTTGCAGCTATGCGATCCCGCGTAACCTACCTCAGAAACAAAGCAGA CTCGGTGACCTTCGCGAGTGTGCGGAGGCTTCTGGAGGAAGACATGGGATTGGAGAAATATGCGTTGGATGCGCATAAGAGCTTTGTCAAAGACAATTTGGTTAAG TGCTTAGAGGATCCTGGTGATGCTGATGGCGCTTCAGAAAACCCTCAGGAAACTGAGAAGAAAGATGATTTGACTCCAGTCAAAGAAGAAGCAGTTGCTTTGGAAGAGCAAGAGCAAGAGCAAGAGGTGAAGAACGATGTAAGGGAAGAAACTGTTGGTGATGAGGGGAATAGAGAAGCCCTGATGAGTGATATAAAGAGAGCCCTTCACAAAAGAGCGTCTTATATTAAGGCTAATTCAGA gGAAATTACAATGGCTTCACTTCGTCGACTTTTGGAGGAAGATCTTAAACTAAAGAAAGATTCTCTTGTTCCCTTCAAGAAGTTCATCAACAAAGAACTAGATGCT GTGCTACAAATTCCTGACCCTCCTAAGAAAAAGGTCAAGAGCACAGCATCTAAGAAGGTTGGCAGTGAAGATGATTCTGATTCAGATTCTGGGGAAGTGGCTGTGAAGAAGACTCTGACCCAGAAAAGAAAACGAAAAATTGATAGTGGCAAACCGGTGGCtgggaaaaagaaagcaaaacaTACGGAAGCAGATTCAGAGAACGATAGTGATGCAGGAGATAGTGAAATGAAGGCAGAAAAACCGTTGAAG CAGGGAAAGGAGACTGCAATAACTGTGTATGGAAAGCGTGTCGACCATCTCAAATCGGTCATCAAATCTTGTGGGATGAG TATTCCTCCTGTCATATACAGGAAAGTCAAGCAGGCTCCTGAAGAGAAACGTGAGGCTactttaatagaagaacttgagCAGATACTCGCCAAAGAAGGGCTGTCTTCAGATCCTTCAGAGAAAG AGATCAAAGaagtgaagaaaaagaaagaaagatcaaaAGAGCTTGAGGGTATTGATACAAGCAACATTGTATCGAGTTCAAGAAGAAGATCTGCCACAAGTTTTGCACCTCCTCCAAAGCCGAAAATAACAAGTGAAAGCGAGAGTGACGAAGAAGAGTCCGAGAATGGAGAGGATaacgaagaagaggaagaggaaggtaATGAAGAAACGGGGGAAGGAAGCCAAAGCGAAGAAGAATCAAACAACG atgatgatggtggagagGAAAGCGAATGA
- the LOC103847732 gene encoding glutamic acid-rich protein isoform X5: protein MRWMRIRALSKTIWLRYPFPLSILFCHLSAHMFLSLWQCLEDPGDADGASENPQETEKKDDLTPVKEEAVVREETVGDEGNREALMSDIKRALHKRASYIKANSEEITMASLRRLLEEDLKLKKDSLVPFKKFINKELDAVLQIPDPPKKKVKSTASKKVGSEDDSDSDSGEVAVKKTLTQKRKRKIDSGKPVAGKKKAKHTEADSENDSDAGDSEMKAEKPLKQQGKETAITVYGKRVDHLKSVIKSCGMSIPPVIYRKVKQAPEEKREATLIEELEQILAKEGLSSDPSEKEIKEVKKKKERSKELEGIDTSNIVSSSRRRSATSFAPPPKPKITSESESDEEESENGEDNEEEEEEGNEETGEGSQSEEESNNDDDGGEESE, encoded by the exons ATGCGTTGGATGCGCATAAGAGCTTTGTCAAAGACAATTTGGTTAAGGTATCCTTTCCCTTTGTCTATACTG TTTTGCCATCTGAGCGCACATATGTTTCTTTCTTTATGGCAGTGCTTAGAGGATCCTGGTGATGCTGATGGCGCTTCAGAAAACCCTCAGGAAACTGAGAAGAAAGATGATTTGACTCCAGTCAAAGAAGAAGCAGT TGTAAGGGAAGAAACTGTTGGTGATGAGGGGAATAGAGAAGCCCTGATGAGTGATATAAAGAGAGCCCTTCACAAAAGAGCGTCTTATATTAAGGCTAATTCAGA gGAAATTACAATGGCTTCACTTCGTCGACTTTTGGAGGAAGATCTTAAACTAAAGAAAGATTCTCTTGTTCCCTTCAAGAAGTTCATCAACAAAGAACTAGATGCT GTGCTACAAATTCCTGACCCTCCTAAGAAAAAGGTCAAGAGCACAGCATCTAAGAAGGTTGGCAGTGAAGATGATTCTGATTCAGATTCTGGGGAAGTGGCTGTGAAGAAGACTCTGACCCAGAAAAGAAAACGAAAAATTGATAGTGGCAAACCGGTGGCtgggaaaaagaaagcaaaacaTACGGAAGCAGATTCAGAGAACGATAGTGATGCAGGAGATAGTGAAATGAAGGCAGAAAAACCGTTGAAG CAGCAGGGAAAGGAGACTGCAATAACTGTGTATGGAAAGCGTGTCGACCATCTCAAATCGGTCATCAAATCTTGTGGGATGAG TATTCCTCCTGTCATATACAGGAAAGTCAAGCAGGCTCCTGAAGAGAAACGTGAGGCTactttaatagaagaacttgagCAGATACTCGCCAAAGAAGGGCTGTCTTCAGATCCTTCAGAGAAAG AGATCAAAGaagtgaagaaaaagaaagaaagatcaaaAGAGCTTGAGGGTATTGATACAAGCAACATTGTATCGAGTTCAAGAAGAAGATCTGCCACAAGTTTTGCACCTCCTCCAAAGCCGAAAATAACAAGTGAAAGCGAGAGTGACGAAGAAGAGTCCGAGAATGGAGAGGATaacgaagaagaggaagaggaaggtaATGAAGAAACGGGGGAAGGAAGCCAAAGCGAAGAAGAATCAAACAACG atgatgatggtggagagGAAAGCGAATGA
- the LOC103847732 gene encoding glutamic acid-rich protein isoform X3 gives MSGESAVTAMETTERATANQSSFKNNSNNGDTTDMELQILAAMRSRVTYLRNKADSVTFASVRRLLEEDMGLEKYALDAHKSFVKDNLVKCLEDPGDADGASENPQETEKKDDLTPVKEEAVVREETVGDEGNREALMSDIKRALHKRASYIKANSEEITMASLRRLLEEDLKLKKDSLVPFKKFINKELDAVLQIPDPPKKKVKSTASKKVGSEDDSDSDSGEVAVKKTLTQKRKRKIDSGKPVAGKKKAKHTEADSENDSDAGDSEMKAEKPLKQQGKETAITVYGKRVDHLKSVIKSCGMSIPPVIYRKVKQAPEEKREATLIEELEQILAKEGLSSDPSEKEIKEVKKKKERSKELEGIDTSNIVSSSRRRSATSFAPPPKPKITSESESDEEESENGEDNEEEEEEGNEETGEGSQSEEESNNDDDGGEESE, from the exons ATGTCCGGCGAATCGGCGGTTACGGCTATGGAGACAACGGAGAGGGCGACGGCGAACCAAAGTTCCTTTAAAAATAACTCGAATAACGGCGATACAACAGATATGGAGCTCCAGATTCTTGCAGCTATGCGATCCCGCGTAACCTACCTCAGAAACAAAGCAGA CTCGGTGACCTTCGCGAGTGTGCGGAGGCTTCTGGAGGAAGACATGGGATTGGAGAAATATGCGTTGGATGCGCATAAGAGCTTTGTCAAAGACAATTTGGTTAAG TGCTTAGAGGATCCTGGTGATGCTGATGGCGCTTCAGAAAACCCTCAGGAAACTGAGAAGAAAGATGATTTGACTCCAGTCAAAGAAGAAGCAGT TGTAAGGGAAGAAACTGTTGGTGATGAGGGGAATAGAGAAGCCCTGATGAGTGATATAAAGAGAGCCCTTCACAAAAGAGCGTCTTATATTAAGGCTAATTCAGA gGAAATTACAATGGCTTCACTTCGTCGACTTTTGGAGGAAGATCTTAAACTAAAGAAAGATTCTCTTGTTCCCTTCAAGAAGTTCATCAACAAAGAACTAGATGCT GTGCTACAAATTCCTGACCCTCCTAAGAAAAAGGTCAAGAGCACAGCATCTAAGAAGGTTGGCAGTGAAGATGATTCTGATTCAGATTCTGGGGAAGTGGCTGTGAAGAAGACTCTGACCCAGAAAAGAAAACGAAAAATTGATAGTGGCAAACCGGTGGCtgggaaaaagaaagcaaaacaTACGGAAGCAGATTCAGAGAACGATAGTGATGCAGGAGATAGTGAAATGAAGGCAGAAAAACCGTTGAAG CAGCAGGGAAAGGAGACTGCAATAACTGTGTATGGAAAGCGTGTCGACCATCTCAAATCGGTCATCAAATCTTGTGGGATGAG TATTCCTCCTGTCATATACAGGAAAGTCAAGCAGGCTCCTGAAGAGAAACGTGAGGCTactttaatagaagaacttgagCAGATACTCGCCAAAGAAGGGCTGTCTTCAGATCCTTCAGAGAAAG AGATCAAAGaagtgaagaaaaagaaagaaagatcaaaAGAGCTTGAGGGTATTGATACAAGCAACATTGTATCGAGTTCAAGAAGAAGATCTGCCACAAGTTTTGCACCTCCTCCAAAGCCGAAAATAACAAGTGAAAGCGAGAGTGACGAAGAAGAGTCCGAGAATGGAGAGGATaacgaagaagaggaagaggaaggtaATGAAGAAACGGGGGAAGGAAGCCAAAGCGAAGAAGAATCAAACAACG atgatgatggtggagagGAAAGCGAATGA